The stretch of DNA ATCGGCATGCTTTTGGACGGGCACAATGCGGTCGACCATCGTATTCGGAAACGCCACACTGCGTTCGGCGCGCTTGATCATGTCCGGCTGCAAATACCGATATACGGATTTTCTCAACCGCTGGCTTCCCCCGATTCCATTCTCGCAGGCGATAATATGCAGCGGCTCGGGTGTGCGGCTTCGGCTCAGCCGCAGTTCGATACCGCGGGCTATCGTTCCCGCAATATCCTTCAGCGCAGAGACTCCGACGGCAGTCGTTACGAGTTCCGCACCAGCAATCGCTTCCGCTACCTTCTCGGTATCATTCAAATTAATGGCTGTTACATTATCCACAATAAATTTGTCCCGGTTCTCGTTGGCCAGGGTGACCGGATATTGTCCCCTCTTTTGCAGTTCGGCAATCTTTCTCTTATTGCGTCCGACAAAACAAACGTTATAACCGGAGCGAGACAAGACGGGGCCGATAAACCCTCTGCCAATATTGCCTGCCCCAAAATGTACGGCTTTCACAATGGCGTCCCCCTTAGTCAATTTAATATACTGCTGCGAGGAACAAGAAATATGAAAGTCTGAATTTAGGATGTACATCTGTTCCTCTCTGAACTTGGTCAGTCGGAAAGAAGTAAACGTCAGCGGGCTTGAACCTGGAGATTCATATCTTGGAAACAGCGGCGGGTAAGCACATGGTCGAAATCGAGGTGTGATAAACTTTCTATTTTATGATGCGGAGTTTCAAATTTAAGAAAACCTGTGATTTCGTTTGGAATCACGACACAATCAAGGCCGGCCGCCGCCGCAGCTTTGGAGCCATTCGGTGAATCCTCAATAGCCACAGCCTCTTCAGGCTTCAGACCGAGACAGGACAGTGCTTGCTGGTACAATTCCGGATCGGGTTTTACATTCTCGACATCGTCCGCGGTACAGATACAATCGAAATATTCGCGGATGCCAAGCTGGTCCATATACTTGTCAATCCAATTTCTATCCGAACTGGTGGCAAGCCCAATCTTCAGTCCGGCTGCTTTGGCCGAATCCAGATAATGCTGAATGCCCGGACGTACTGCCTGCAGTTCCATCAGCTCGCTGTGCCTTTGCCGGACAGCCTTTCTGAATTCATCTTTGTCAATATCAAGCTTCAAATCGGTCATCAGGTATTCGTAAGGATTAAAACTGTTCAGGCTTGTTCCGATGCAAGTTGAGTACTGTTCCAGCGTCAGGTCAACCTCATGTTCCTTATAGGCTTCCTGAAATGCGGTGTACCAAGCCGTCTCCGTATCGATAATCGTTCCGTCAAAATCGAAAATCAGTCCTTTGATCAAGATCAACCATCTCCTCTTTGTCCGTTTAGTCAACATCTC from Paenibacillus sophorae encodes:
- a CDS encoding HAD family hydrolase, with the translated sequence MIKGLIFDFDGTIIDTETAWYTAFQEAYKEHEVDLTLEQYSTCIGTSLNSFNPYEYLMTDLKLDIDKDEFRKAVRQRHSELMELQAVRPGIQHYLDSAKAAGLKIGLATSSDRNWIDKYMDQLGIREYFDCICTADDVENVKPDPELYQQALSCLGLKPEEAVAIEDSPNGSKAAAAAGLDCVVIPNEITGFLKFETPHHKIESLSHLDFDHVLTRRCFQDMNLQVQAR